One genomic region from Nostoc sphaeroides encodes:
- the lptB gene encoding LPS export ABC transporter ATP-binding protein: protein MKIVLENIHKSYGKRVIVNRVNLSVAQGEIVGLLGPNGAGKTTTFYIATGLEKPNQGKVWLDNLDVTGMPMHKRARLGIGYLAQEPSVFRQLSVEDNILLVLEQTNVPRWEWSRRLTTLLREFRLEKLANSKGIQLSGGERRRTELARSLAAGKEGPKFLLLDEPFAGVDPIAVSEIQQIVAQLRDRGMGILITDHNVRETLAITDRAYIMREGQILAFGAADELYGNPLVRQYYLGTNFQA, encoded by the coding sequence GTGAAAATTGTTTTAGAGAATATCCACAAATCTTACGGCAAGCGAGTAATTGTCAATCGTGTCAACCTTTCTGTTGCTCAGGGCGAAATCGTTGGTTTACTAGGCCCCAATGGGGCTGGTAAAACGACGACATTTTACATTGCCACAGGTTTAGAAAAACCCAATCAAGGAAAAGTTTGGCTGGATAATCTGGACGTTACAGGAATGCCAATGCACAAAAGGGCGCGGCTGGGTATTGGCTATTTAGCACAAGAACCAAGTGTTTTTCGCCAACTTTCGGTAGAGGATAATATTCTCTTGGTGCTAGAGCAAACGAATGTGCCACGATGGGAATGGTCAAGACGACTCACAACTTTACTGCGGGAGTTTCGGTTGGAAAAATTAGCCAATAGCAAAGGAATTCAACTTTCTGGTGGTGAGCGACGGCGGACGGAATTAGCAAGGTCTTTGGCTGCTGGAAAAGAAGGGCCAAAATTTTTACTTTTGGATGAACCATTTGCGGGAGTTGATCCGATCGCAGTTTCAGAAATTCAGCAAATCGTCGCCCAACTGCGCGATCGCGGCATGGGAATCTTAATTACAGATCATAATGTCCGCGAAACCCTGGCCATCACCGATCGCGCCTATATCATGCGCGAAGGACAAATTCTCGCTTTTGGCGCTGCTGACGAACTCTACGGCAACCCCCTGGTGCGGCAATATTATTTAGGTACTAATTTTCAAGCCTAA